In the genome of Paramormyrops kingsleyae isolate MSU_618 chromosome 5, PKINGS_0.4, whole genome shotgun sequence, the window TGTAGTTTTACAGTGTCCGCTGTCAGTAGTGCTTAATGATGTATAGTAATATGACACCCTTACCTCAAGACATTCGAAACCATTAGACTTAAAGCAATAGAACAAAACGAAAAGTGTACACAGCTAAGCCCGTAATGCAGTCTTTTTTAATGCATATATTTTGATTGACAGATCTCTGCTGCTGCAGTTTGTTCTGAATATTGTCTGATGTTtgaaaacttgattttaatTGTGGCACCCACCTACATTTCTGTGCCATATCTAAATGTCTGCTTCTCTCACACGCTCCCTTTTTTCTGCCTGTCAGATATCAAGGAGCATGTGAAACAGATCGAGAAGGCTGTGTCTGGAAAGGAGCCGCGCTTTGTGCTGCGTGCCCTCAGGGCTTTGCCCTCCACCAGCCGGCGGCTAAACCTCAACGTGCTGCACAAGGCCATCTCGGGCTTCTACACCGCCAACAGTGCTGGGAAGGAGTTCCTCCTGAGTTTCCTGGAGGAGGTGAGCTGCTGTCAAACTTCGAGCATTTGGTGGAAACAACGTGTCACCCTATCAGGTCGTGAGCTTCCCTTATGATCTGTTAAATCAGTGAGTGATAATTCTGTCCTCACAAAAGTCACTCAGTTAGTGGCTAATTCTGAAGATAAAGTGTTGACCAATAGCAgggtagtatttgcaaaatacaGTGCAGATGGTTCATAATCTGAAAGTATTGTTCAGTAGTTATTTGTAATGCCTATACAGTCTGTCAGTTCACCTATGGAAATAATGGCATGTTGTTTGGATGCATGTAATTTTCATTGCTGTAAAATCAAGAATTATATGCTATTATATTGCTTGTAATGTTTCTTAGTGGCATGGTGGCTcagggtagcactgttgcctcacacctccaaggtccggggttcaaatcccacctccttTTCTTAGACTAATTGATGTCTCTAAATAGCCTGTACTGTGATATTCCTGTGGGGGCCTGGCATCTCATTTAGGGtgaaccccagccttgtgcctcGTGGAATAGGCTTCAGGCCTCACTGACCACGATAAgttgttggaagatggatggatgttatgtTTATATGTGTACAGTTAGAACATatttatttcctgtttctgctcccAGTCTATGAATTAGTACTGTCCTTTTTGGTATATTTAGTACATTAATTGCTGCCATTTtcattgctgtttttgttttggcctTTGAGGAGATGTTGACACTTTGTCTCATGTACACATGCTCTGTTTGCCCAGCCTATGGACACAGAGGGAGACGTTCAGTTCCGTCCCAGGACTGGCAAGGCAGCAGCCACCCCTCTGCTTCCTGAGGTGGAGGCGTATCTCCAGCTTCTCCTGGTGGTTTATCTCACCAACAACAAGTGCTACAATGAGGTaagagcagcagctgaaggCACCGTGACGTGAGGGAGACCCCAGCTGGGAGGCTCTGATTAATCACAGCATTTGTTTCATGTGCTCTCCCCTTTTCAGGCTAAGAAGGTGTCAGATGACCTCTTACAAAAGATCAGCTCACAAAACCGTCGTGCTCTGGACTTAGTGGCTGCCAAATGTTACTATTACCATTCCCGAGTTTACGAGTTCCTCAACCAGCTGGATGCTGTTCGAAGGTTGGTTGACCTGGCATGTGACCCTAAAGTAAAGCATATTTACAGCCAAATAGTGTGTGGCATTGCTGTATTCCGGTCACATAGTCTGTACTGCAAACTTAAACGCAGGTTACATTTTGTTTGTAACTTGTATTACATTGTTAAAACCAATTCTGAATGAGATGATGTCTATACAAATTATTTTGAGTAATTCTTAACCAAAAGGGAAGAAATTTTATCACACTTGTGGAAATCATGGAGCGAATGTGTACCAGAGCGATTACTTCAGCACACACGAGTTGTCTACCTTTGCTGTTGTTCTTTACTTCTAGTTGTACAGTTAGTCTGTTGTGAGTACCGTGTATTATGCACCAAACCAGCattgctctcctgctccccttGTGCTGCAGTTTCCTACACGCCCGCCTGCGCACGGCCACCCTGCGTCACGACGCAGACGGCCAGGCCACGCTGCTCAACCTGCTTCTGCGCAACTACCTACAGTATAACCTTTACGACCAGGCAGAGAAGCTGGTGTCCAAGTCGGTCTTTCCCGAGCAGGCGAACAACAATGAGTGGGCCCGCTACCTCTACTACACAGGTCTGCAGGCCTGACCTTGACAAACACCATTTTCGACTGTCTCCCCACTCTCTTTCCTCATGCCCCTCTGTCTCCTGGTGTATAGGAGGATGCTAAAGGCTAATGCTAAGTGTCTGCCACAGGTCGAATCAAAGCTATCCAGCTTGAGTACTCCGAGGCCAGGAGGACACTCACCAACGCCCTGAGAAAGGCCCCCCAGCACACCGCTGTTGGCTTCAAACAGACTGTTAGTATTAATCACACACGTCACgaaaagagacaaaaaaaatctctaTGTCAAATGCAAAGGcttgatttttattatgtattagaTGTTCAGAGTCACGCCAGGAATAGGGAAGgcaagttttctttttctttttacaggtaTACTTAGCGCAAGGAGATAAAGGAGTTTCTTAATTTGGCTCGTATTGCCAGCCCTGTTTGTTGTAATGAGTTTTGCGTCCCTCAGCGAATGTAGTCATAATACCAGCTCACACTCATCTATGAGATATGATATATTAACAGCATGACAGCTTTCTGCCACCTAGAAATTCAGACTCAGTTTGGTGCCTGAACCCCATTTCCCCACGTTGCTGTCTTGTCATCctgaagcccccccacccccatcttaATTTGTTGCCGGGTCACAGGTGCACAAGCTCCTGATCGTGGTAGAGCTTCTGCTGGGGGAGATCCCAGACCGGCTGCAGTTCAGACAGCCCTCGCTGAAGCGGTCCCTCATGCCTTACTTCCTGCTGACTCAGGGTAGGAACACAGAGTGCCCGTTTGGAAGGGAATTGCACGGTTGCATCCCTGGAATCCCAACATGTGTCTTGTCCAGGAGTCCCTACTGGGCAGCCATCGGTGTTTATCCCAGCATGCGCAAAGAAAGATGTATTTAACTTGCGTGTAGATACATGCATTTTTCAATGCAGTCACAAGGCCTCTCCTTGCTTATTCCATGCAGCTGTGAGGACAGGTAACCTGGCCAAATTCAATCAGGTGTTGGACCAGTTTGGGGAGAAGTTCCAGACTGATGGCACCTACACTCTGATTATCCGCCTCAGACACAATGTCATCAAGACCGGTGAGCGGCTCCTTCAGTGGTCAACTTCAGATCAGTAGAGGATGGGTCAATTTGTGCCAGAAACCCTGAGGACTAATGTATTATCAACAATTCAAGGCAAAGATTATAAAGAAAATTCATGTTCCAGTAAAATGTTGGGTCCTTAAGTCATTGTGACATGGCTATTGTACATTTTGAGTAATTCTGTTCTTTAGGAGGTTCAGTGCCtttaattttgtgtgtgtgtgtgtgtgtgtgtgtgtgtgtgtgtgtgtgtgtgtgtgtgtgtgtgtgtgtgtgtgtgtgtgtgtgtgtgtgtgtgtgtgtgtgtaagtaatGCTTGCTGGTCAGAGCCACAGACCTGGCCATGTGTATGTAGTAAGGGAACACACTGGTGAACAGTAAATGCAAATTGTGCTGATTATGTGCCACCAAGCTGGCTGTGTGGTCAAATAAAGATTTTGCCCTAAACCCCTGTTAGTTTTGAGAGAGCCTTATATCTGTTGCTCCAGTGAGAGTTCAGGTTTATAAACAGCGGACTGTAAGGTGATCCATCATTTTGAATGAGTTTCTTCCTGGATTAAATCATTCTAGTCCTGTTTCTTTGCCCAGGCGTTCGCATGATCAGCCTGTCCTACTCGCGCATCTCTCTGGCCGACATCGCCGTGAAGCTGCAGCTGGACAGTCCAGAGGATGCGGAGTTCATTGTTGCCAAGGTGTGTGATGCTACATTGTTCCTGCCCACCATCTGCAGCACCTGGTAGCATGAAGTCTGATCCTTATAAGTCTTACAACAGCTGGTGCAAGATGAGATCTTTCACAGCCTAGAACGTTGCCAGGGATTGGGAATTACGATTCAAACTTTTCACGGCAACAAATTATTCTCCCTGCCTGGCACTTAATTGTGCGTTTTCTGCTGGGCCAGGCAATCCGGGATGGTGTAATTGAAGCTAGCATCAATCATGAGAAGGGCTACGTTCAGTCCAAGGAGACTATGGACATCTACGGCACCAGGGAACCGCAACTGGCATTTCACCAGAGGATCTCTTTCTGCCTGGACATCCACAACATGTCCGTCAAGGTAAACCACCTTTACAAATCCCCTCAGCTGTCTGCATGTGAGCTCCAGTGTTCTCTGCACAATGAGCTGAATTAGTCCCATGATCTCTACTCCAGATTTTTAAGAGTATGCAGGTTCTGCAAATGTTTTTTGGTGCATGTTGCCAGACATTAATAATCCAgttgtcatgttgtgattatAGACCAGACAGACACAAGTAACACTTTTTGCAATTTTTGTCCCTCAGGCAATGAGGTTTCCACCCAAGTCCTACAATAAAGACCTTGAGTCTGCAGAGGTTTGTGTTTTGTTCACTGAGCCAGAACTACTTTCACATTAAGCGCCTCCTGTTGCATGTACTGAAAAGGAAAGCTTAACGGAAGATGATACTGCTAAGAGTTCGGTTTGGGTTCACGGGTGTCTCCCCCTACTCCCCAACTCACATATGTGGACTAATTGGGACCTAATTGGGACCAATGGTCTTTTAGTAAGGAGGAAGTGAGCAAATCctgccactaggtggcagtctTGTGTAAAATTTGCTGTGCTGGAGTGTCTGAAGAAATAATCCAGTCTTTTCAGTCAAATAAATATGAGATCATCTGAAATCATGCCCTTAAAACAGGACTAGGAGTCAGTCTTAAGACACGGTATTTGTGCCTTGAAATTGCATCAATGTCATAGTTTGACTTGTGTCGCCTTAACAGGAGCGACGTGAGAGGGAGCAGCAAGATTTGGAATTTGCCAAGGAGATGGCAGAGGATGATGATGACAGTTTCCCATAATCCCCTGGGGGCTGCAGCAGCTTCTACCCTACTTCTGTTTTCGTTATTCACATCTTTTGTCCCACCGCCTTGCATGTGCAAGTATCATATTGGAAAATTTGATCCAAGAGTGATAAGTAGATTGCAGGTCATGAACAATAAAGAACTACtttctttaataaaatataaaatgacagGCCACAGATAGCATCAGGAAAGTATCAGTGTAACCAGCAGCCGAATGATCTTGGAGAGAACATGTTAAGATAAGGTTCattgaatttaaattaaaaacaaattcagcCGCTGATAAAGGGTGAATAAGTTCATACAGATACTTTCAAAgtgtttatcttttttttttgtactgcagCTCCATTTTGTCTCGCTTCTTAATTTGTCCCTCACCTTCCATTTTACCCTTAGTGGGAAACTGTCCTGTTTTGAGTATCATGGGTTTGGGGTGAGACAAGCTGGTTTCCACTGTACTCCCTGAAGTAGTTGGTCATCCACCTCACAACACCTGTGCATTTTTGTGCCATTAGTGGattattgtttaattaaaatgtttttatgtaaTGTGACGCGTTTACCAGCATTATTTAAAAGTAGTGCGATTGACTGTACCCAAAGGAGTAGAATCATGGCAATTACCACGCAATCGGCATGACAATCGTCATATAGTATGTCCATCATACCCTCCTTTGGAGAATGTAAATTGTTAATTTCTCAATTTGATTACAGTTGACGACTTCATTGTAACTTTTTTGGAAGCATTTCAAATCCTGAAAGGAAGCAATTTTACTTAAAGGCAGTTTTGTTAAACCTGCTTATGCATGTGCTGGAAGATAAAATTTGAAACTTGACTTACAGACAATGATTTCACAACCTGTTGGACTGACAGTGTTGGGAAAAATGTTCTGGCTGTTGACTTGTCAATTTGCCTTCATCTGAAGTATGCAAGCCttcaaatattttaatgaatCATCAAATCATATATCAAAATCCTTCCATTCATCCACGTTTACTCTCATGACCATTTCATGGTTTATTATATATAAGGCACTGTGGTCTTAGTTTTATAAGATAAACGTGAAAAACGATTTCTTAACAAAGATGCTATTGGAACAAGCACAATGTAGGCCTGTTCCCCAGAGGCCCCTGTTACCCCTGCCCCCCAACCTTTTAAAAacatccatcaaatactttttagAGTTACTGGCTTTGCCCCATTTACCCTACTTAAGTGCAGGCACAGTGAGGTACTACACACTTTGGTGACATATGCTGACGTAAAATGCGAAGTGCCTGGGCATTTCTTGAAAACAATGGAACATACTTGATATCTGAAGACGTGAACAAGAAACGCGCTACAACTATGCCATCATTTGTGTTAGTTGTGTTTGGGGTAGTGACTTTAGCCTAGGCTAAGTCAACATTTGTTGCGTAACTTTAAGCACTTAAACTTCTTAGGAAGCATGTTGCACTCTGATAAGCTGACAGATGTCCACGTGTTTGACGTAAACATTAGTTGTCACTGACTGATGTCACTTAGCTTATTTAAGGAACAGGACATCCTTGGATACTTGAGCTAAACCAATTGTGGTAGTGGGTAATATGTACTTGGTTTGGCAAATGAGACTAAGCCACTGTTCACAAGATCAAGCATCATCTGCAGCTACCCTTTGCAGCCACCTAGTGCTGTTACTTCAGTTTTGGTGCAATTTGTCACAAAATGAAATCGGGagatcttcatccatataaCGTTTTTCTGAAGTGTTAACAAGATctatcaaatactttttgagttatttcACTagccagtggcctgtactacgaagcggggttactgaaatcagggtaacttgtcggatttaaggtagtctcggcaaaatgtaagtgaacgaatatgaagtccatttaaactgtggtaccttaaatccgacaagttaccccggtaagccagtaaccccgcttcatagttCAGGCCACAGATCAAGAGGTTGAGACTGTCCTTCTCTCCAATATTACTCTGCAGCACAGGTTCAattttggtgcaatttgtcTATTTTAGTTATTGCGGTAATGAGCTTGACCCCTAAACCTTATTCCCCGGAATAATGCAGTTCAGTAAATATCAAGCTGTAGCCTACAACTCATTGATTTAAAACATATGTAAGGCACCTGGCTAGCTTGCTTTTTTCATATGGCCAAGAATAGCAGAAACATATATTATTAGTTATACCGTTTAAACCATTGCCGTACAAAAACTTTCCTTGGGGCAGGTGCTCACCTGGGGGGGTCCCTCGGTTAAATTCTACTGGTGACCGTCGGTGAGTGAAAAGGAGCACTCCGGACCTCAAACACCATCCAATTCGTTACCTTATCATTCATCTTAATAGTTGCAGAGGATCTATACAGCATCACACTGCACATGTGTCAAGTCTCACAGTTTACCCCTGAGGCTCACGTTTTTTAACACTTGTACTCATCTCACTGACAAATCTCCGGGATATGCTCTgctgaaaaaaaacagcacagaccAGCATAACTGGTTACCAGCATGACCAGCATTATGCATACTGGTTATATCAGCATATGTTGTGTTTTGGATTCGGATACTATACATCCTGTGTTTTTATGGTAACTGGTCGATGAGCCATTAGGCTTATTAACACATGTACAACTGGAAGACGGTCCCGTTTGGATGCTTTCTTAAATTTTTAATACAGAGAGGACATTAACAATTCACTTTCAAGAATGAAATCAGGTATTTGCAGACATCCCACCTGTCCCGGAAGTTTCAGGAGTCGCCCGCATGCTTATAGCTGGGAGCCGCTATTAACAAGCCATGGAGAGACTCCCAGAACTTCCGGGAGGTGGGACGTATGTCTATTTGCTTTTATATGTTGCCAGAAAACAGCAAAACGACGAATGAACTATTCAAATCACAGTAAAACCAATGTAAAACGAAATATATTTTGTGATCTGACTGAGGATTTTTTGAAGTCAATTTCACTTTGGAGGCCCACTTAAAGGTAAATGAATAAACCATATATGAATAAAAGTACCAGCCAACCTGACAACTTTCGGATTACAGCCTGACAACTTCACgggcaatatatatatatataaaagcttGCTATAACCAAGCCTAACCATAAGCTTGCAAACTAAAGTACACATGTGGCAAAGCGCGACATAATTCGTcccatataataataataataattattattattattattataattataataaactaGCGCGTTACACGGTTTATAAACATAACTATACACTACTTTTCCAGTGCATGGGCGGCGGACATGACATTACGCAGGCAGGTAAATTCGCAACCATTGAAGTGTGACATAAATCGCCCAGAACAGTATATGTGAACAGTTCCATGATGCACAAATAGAGCTGATGCGCTGATTGTGGACTTTGTGAAAAGCAGAATACGGGGATGATCTAAATGATATAGTAGCATGGCGCACACGGCGGACTGCGGGGCTAGCGCTGGACCGTAAGCGCTTTTCTTTCTCTATTCTTTCTTTCCCGGAAGTTAATTACCCAGTGTGTAGTTGAGGGACACGCAGACGCATTTTCTGCTGTTGCTGCCGCGCTATAATAAACCCGAACATGTAACCAAGTGCCTGTTATTTTACACACTGCAATACAGAGAACGCGGCCGGGGCACGTTTATGTCCCTGACAACAATAAGATGGACCAGCCTGAAAAGGTAAGCTGCTGAAAGCGTTTATTTCCATCAGATATAGGGCTTGCCATAATTAGATTACCCCAATATGCGCCGCCCTCACACGGCGAAAACATCTTATTTTCAGACCGGCGCGACGTCGATCTGATCACCAGCTTTTAGATTAAATATTCAGCCGCTGTCATATCATAGGCGATCACGTCGTTTTCTACGTGGTGTTGAAATTTAAGCGAAAGGACTAAAGAAACTAGAAAACTGCAGTTTGACTAATTTAGGCAGCACTAAAGGGGATCCGTATGGATGTTATTTTAGGATTTGAGGATATTAGTTTCCCGAATCTGTGTTGTTTGatctttatttattatgtgtATAACCCATTTAATATGATTGCCAAATAATGACTTGTAATAACAGACCGCAAATACTTACTTTGGCGCTCGTGTTATAAATCTCAATTTAATAATATTGCGATATTTTGAGAATTTAATTTAGAAATGTGGGTCAGATTGATTTCATATCATTAAGAATAGCTATCCGTAGACTAACAACACATGCAAGCCAATGGGTTACATACAACATAACTACTAGGGAACTTGTTTTGCTCCGTAAATATATAATGCACTATTGATGCGCGGATCGACAGTAAAATATCGATTCTTTCGAtttgaatgttttcattttgaaaatcaaTCCTGCCTTTAAAATATCGATTGTTTAACCTggtaatttaaatgtttgtaAAGTGTTAAATGTATTACTATAGGGAGCAGGACAGGTTCTACCGGGCAGGGCGGTCCATAAGGGGAGAGAAGAAGGAATAGAATTTGCGCCCTCCCCCCGGGGTTAGGGTTACAGGCATAGGGATTGGTACCAGTGACACCAGCCTTAGATCGAACTGAAATTATACAAAAAGGATTGGTCTCGCTCATCACTACCCTGTAAACGACAACCCACTGACCTTTATCTGACACATTTTAGGAAAATATCAGTGGTTGCCAACTcacacacatctggcgtgacagtCATGCTTTCTGACTCTTATGCTCCCGCAAGAAATTGTATGGCAAATTTctattattacatttaaaaaccaaaaattggatgcatcaaaagcgttggggcagtttgcaaaccctactaTTTACACGGTAAtcaaactgttacatacatgaaaataagtgtgcagacttgtctcgaatttaATCTCACTCTAGCCAGCCAACCAAAGTTTGTGACACTGCAATATCAGTGTCTAATGTGCAAACATAAAAAGACTAAAGTTTACCCTTTGTACTAAGCTGCATATGTCAGTCAAATAAATGCATACATGCATCTTAATTTTGGggttttttgcttgtttttcattatttatttatctgatcTTTTAGATTGTCATCGACCCTGTGCTTAATAAAGTGGTGAAGAACCTCGATGAGGCTATGAAGGTTCTAGAAGATGGTCGAAGGTGCCGTTCCTCTTTCTTTTAAATTATTTGCTTCAGTCACTTTTGGACAATGTGTAATCCGGCTTTCCTCCCCCAGTGAGGTTCCGGGGGAGCAGAGGGCCACTCTGAGGCACATCCCAGGACCCTTGCAGCGATGGTAAGGCAGCTGACAGGCTGTTAGATGCATCTCTTTCATATGCTCTCTCTAGGTTTCTGTACTCGCGCCCTTTCCCAAGTCTATGACGTAAGGATTTAATTCCAAAACCTTTCACATCATCACATCTGCTGTACCTGTATGAAAGCTCTTGCTCTGTCTCCTAACTTTCCAGTGGCCAGGACGCCGTCAGTATTCTGCAGCTAGTTCAGAGCCTCACGTGTGGAGGAGAGACCGAGGACCGTCCATGGTAATAACGCTGCTCTCTGCTTGTCTTTTGATTTGTTCGGAGGAACCATCTTTGCCAGCTTGGGACGCTGCTGGGTAATATACTGAGATTCCAGCACAGTTGAATTTTAAAACCCGACGGTTTGGCAAACAAGCAGCCAGGGTGTAGGAATGGTGAATAGTGAATAGTGAATAGTGACGTGTTTGTCCAGCAGGGTGCAGGGTGACAGGAAGGCCAGGGATGTGGCTCTCCTCGGACACAGTGTGGCAGCGTATCTCTCCATGCTGCACCGGGAGCAGCAGAGACGACTAGCCACTCGGGTCCAGTCCGATGTCACACTTTGGCTCTCCCGCCTCTTCAGGTAGGGATGCGTGGTTAGATATTTCTGCCTTACTGAGGCTTACAGAGCAATTCTGTGAAGTCCAAAAGTGTCACCAGCTGGACAGGCTGCTCCTGTGTGCCTCTGCCCTGCATGTGCGGTGGTCATGTTCACATGTGGGCTGACATTGATATGAGATGGTGTtatttttgtcttggttttcTTGGCTGTAAGATGTTTTATCACCACAGGAAATGGCAATTTTTAAGAAGGTTAACACTGTGATTGTTGCCATTTTACACTTCATCACCACTGGTTTGAGGTgtaatgaaaaacaaataatcCGTGTTTGgccttgtttttgtttcttcctATAGTGGAAAACGACATTATGAGCTGGTGATTTACTCAGGACATCAGTAACTGCACAATGACAGCCTGTCCCAGTTGCGTGGTTTTTGCATATGGAAATAATGTCCAAGAGATTCTCCCAAACTCAGTTCTGGGTAGTGTTAATGCAAATGTACATGAACACTGTGCCCTTAAGGGCTCTCCAGCAAGTGAGTAGCTCCACAGTGCGAATGGCCGGCGTAATTTGTCCACAGGTACGAAAACGGCTCCGTGTCTTTCCATGAGGATGACAGACAGGGCCTTCTAAAAGTGTGTCGCCTTGTCATCCACTCCCGCTACAAGGACTTTGCCACTGAAGGTGTCACCGTGCTCGGCTGCAGACATCCTGTCATCTACCAGAGCTCTGCCTGCAGGCCTGGCCTGGGTCAATACCTTTGCAGCCAGGTAGGGGGCGACAGTTATGACGCACACTGCCTCTCTCATTGATGATATGGGAAGGTTTACCTGAGatttaaaaagtctaaaataaTCTTCTAGTTGTGACCAATATCTGCTACTCCAGAAAAGTATGATGAAAATTATGGCATCTTGTTTGGTTTGAACTGGTTAAGCAGGTTAGGGTTGTCACTCGGTTTCTCCCTTTTATCTAATGTAGAGTAAAAAAACCTGTTTGTATTGCGTGACg includes:
- the psmd3 gene encoding 26S proteasome non-ATPase regulatory subunit 3, producing MKETTSKKREKAREAKSEKKAETGPEPQDVEMPEEDTATTGKSPKELDTLTLEDIKEHVKQIEKAVSGKEPRFVLRALRALPSTSRRLNLNVLHKAISGFYTANSAGKEFLLSFLEEPMDTEGDVQFRPRTGKAAATPLLPEVEAYLQLLLVVYLTNNKCYNEAKKVSDDLLQKISSQNRRALDLVAAKCYYYHSRVYEFLNQLDAVRSFLHARLRTATLRHDADGQATLLNLLLRNYLQYNLYDQAEKLVSKSVFPEQANNNEWARYLYYTGRIKAIQLEYSEARRTLTNALRKAPQHTAVGFKQTVHKLLIVVELLLGEIPDRLQFRQPSLKRSLMPYFLLTQAVRTGNLAKFNQVLDQFGEKFQTDGTYTLIIRLRHNVIKTGVRMISLSYSRISLADIAVKLQLDSPEDAEFIVAKAIRDGVIEASINHEKGYVQSKETMDIYGTREPQLAFHQRISFCLDIHNMSVKAMRFPPKSYNKDLESAEERREREQQDLEFAKEMAEDDDDSFP